The proteins below are encoded in one region of Casimicrobium huifangae:
- the ubiG gene encoding bifunctional 2-polyprenyl-6-hydroxyphenol methylase/3-demethylubiquinol 3-O-methyltransferase UbiG — MAATVDNADPAELEKFSSLASQWWDPDGKFRPLHDINPLRLALVDRHCAGGVKGKRAIDIGCGGGLVSEGLARMGARVTGIDLADKALAVAKLHALDEGISVDYRTCTAETAAAEMPEQFDVVTCLEMLEHVPDPASVITACAELAKPGAPVVFSTISRTAKAYATAIIGAEYVLGLLPKGTHEYSRFLKPSELVGFARAAGLQLVELCGMDYNPFTHVAKWSTDTTVNYIAVFRKP; from the coding sequence ATCGCCGCTACCGTCGACAACGCCGATCCCGCAGAACTCGAGAAGTTCTCATCGCTCGCCAGCCAGTGGTGGGATCCCGATGGCAAATTTCGCCCGTTACATGACATCAACCCATTGCGTCTGGCGCTGGTAGACCGCCATTGCGCTGGTGGCGTCAAGGGCAAGCGCGCAATCGATATCGGATGTGGCGGCGGGCTGGTCTCGGAAGGGCTGGCGAGAATGGGCGCAAGGGTCACAGGGATTGACCTCGCCGACAAGGCCCTGGCCGTCGCCAAATTGCATGCTCTGGACGAAGGAATCAGCGTTGACTACCGGACTTGCACTGCAGAGACGGCCGCTGCCGAGATGCCTGAGCAGTTTGACGTGGTGACCTGCCTTGAAATGCTCGAGCATGTGCCCGATCCCGCATCGGTCATCACGGCCTGCGCCGAACTCGCGAAGCCCGGTGCCCCGGTTGTTTTCAGCACCATTTCGCGGACAGCCAAGGCCTATGCAACGGCCATCATTGGCGCTGAATACGTTTTGGGCCTGTTGCCGAAAGGGACGCACGAATATTCCCGGTTCCTGAAACCGTCCGAACTGGTCGGATTCGCTCGCGCTGCGGGGCTGCAGCTCGTTGAGCTCTGCGGCATGGACTACAACCCGTTCACCCACGTAGCGAAGTGGTCGACAGATACGACCGTCAACTACATCGCCGTCTTTCGCAAACCGTAG
- a CDS encoding TRZ/ATZ family hydrolase translates to MPHTLITARWLVTPKAESAAATVDVLANGGIVIDDAGIIVAVGPTDELAANVPFAQRLSLPDHILAPGLVNAHCHSAMTLLRGAADDLPLDRWLKERIWLMEAELLDEQFVSVGTRLAALEMLQGGTTTCADMYFYSQAAAEAYLSVGQRAVLALPVIDFPTRYAADVDGYISLGLAARDRFVDEPLLSFCLAPHAPYTASDNTFQRVLSFAEELGIGIHTHLHETAGEVSGAVAQSGERPVARLARLGVLGPGFFAAHCVHFSSADIDALARHGASAVHCPSSNLKLASGIAPVAALLAAGVNVGLGTDGAASNNRLDMFEEMRLAALIGKVARGDASAVNAAQAFTMATLGGARAIGLGEHVGSIEVGKSADLIAVDLSSPAMTPIFDPVSHLVYAASRADVTDVWVGGKRRVADGKLTTAASSSAAAAMAELAPQISAIAERVGALRR, encoded by the coding sequence ATGCCACACACCCTGATTACTGCCCGCTGGCTGGTCACTCCGAAGGCCGAATCCGCCGCCGCAACCGTTGACGTGCTGGCAAACGGCGGCATCGTAATTGACGATGCGGGAATCATCGTGGCGGTCGGGCCTACAGACGAGCTGGCGGCGAATGTTCCGTTTGCGCAGCGACTGAGCTTGCCCGACCACATCCTGGCACCCGGGCTCGTCAACGCCCATTGCCACAGCGCGATGACGCTGTTGCGCGGCGCCGCCGATGACCTCCCACTCGATCGCTGGCTGAAGGAGCGCATCTGGCTGATGGAGGCCGAGCTACTGGACGAGCAATTCGTCAGCGTTGGCACCAGACTCGCCGCGCTGGAAATGCTGCAGGGTGGCACAACGACCTGCGCCGATATGTATTTCTACTCGCAGGCTGCCGCCGAGGCCTACCTGAGCGTCGGCCAGCGCGCAGTCCTTGCTTTGCCGGTGATCGACTTCCCGACCCGCTACGCCGCCGACGTCGACGGCTACATCAGTCTGGGCCTCGCGGCGCGCGACCGCTTTGTCGACGAGCCACTGCTTTCGTTCTGTCTGGCGCCACACGCGCCCTACACCGCGAGCGACAACACCTTCCAGCGCGTGCTGTCGTTCGCCGAGGAGTTGGGAATCGGCATTCATACCCATCTGCACGAGACTGCGGGCGAAGTCAGCGGCGCCGTCGCGCAATCCGGCGAACGACCGGTAGCGCGACTGGCGCGGCTGGGCGTGCTGGGACCGGGCTTTTTCGCGGCGCACTGTGTCCACTTCAGTTCGGCGGACATTGATGCGCTGGCCCGTCACGGAGCCTCTGCCGTGCACTGCCCGTCATCCAACCTCAAGCTCGCCAGCGGCATCGCACCGGTCGCCGCTCTTCTGGCGGCGGGCGTCAATGTGGGCCTCGGCACGGACGGTGCCGCCAGCAACAATCGTCTGGACATGTTTGAAGAGATGCGGCTTGCTGCATTGATCGGCAAAGTGGCGCGCGGTGATGCCTCGGCGGTCAACGCGGCGCAGGCGTTCACCATGGCTACTCTCGGCGGCGCGCGCGCCATTGGCCTTGGCGAACACGTCGGCTCGATAGAGGTGGGCAAGTCGGCAGATCTGATTGCAGTTGACTTGTCCTCGCCGGCCATGACACCCATATTCGATCCTGTATCTCACCTTGTCTACGCCGCGTCGCGCGCCGACGTCACGGACGTCTGGGTAGGGGGCAAGCGCCGTGTCGCCGACGGCAAGCTCACGACGGCAGCGAGCAGTTCGGCCGCCGCTGCGATGGCAGAATTGGCACCACAGATTTCCGCGATCGCCGAACGCGTCGGCGCACTTCGTCGCTAA
- the dapD gene encoding 2,3,4,5-tetrahydropyridine-2,6-dicarboxylate N-succinyltransferase has product MSDTLQSIIDNAWENRASLSPANPPKDVADAVEAVIADLNKGRKRVAEKIDGEWVTHQWLKKAVLLSFRLKDNAMIHAGDLAFYDKVQTKFAHMSAEQVAATGVRVVPPAVARRGSYLARNVVLMPSYVNIGAYVDEGTMVDTWATVGSCAQIGKNVHLSGGVGIGGVLEPIQANPTIIEDNCFIGARSEVVEGCIVEENSVLGMGVYIGKSTKIYNRATGEISYGRVPAGSVVVSGSLPSADGKYNLYCAVIVKQVDAQTRSKTSINDLLRGD; this is encoded by the coding sequence ATGTCAGATACCTTGCAATCCATCATTGATAACGCGTGGGAAAACCGTGCGTCGCTCTCCCCGGCCAATCCGCCCAAAGATGTCGCCGACGCCGTTGAGGCGGTGATCGCCGACCTCAACAAGGGCCGCAAGCGGGTCGCCGAAAAGATCGACGGCGAGTGGGTGACACACCAGTGGCTCAAGAAAGCCGTCTTGCTGTCATTCCGTCTCAAGGACAACGCGATGATCCATGCAGGTGATCTGGCGTTCTACGACAAGGTACAGACCAAGTTTGCGCACATGAGCGCGGAACAGGTTGCGGCGACTGGCGTGCGCGTGGTGCCGCCGGCCGTCGCTCGCCGCGGCAGCTATCTCGCCAGGAACGTGGTGCTGATGCCCTCCTACGTCAACATCGGGGCCTACGTCGACGAAGGCACCATGGTCGATACCTGGGCGACCGTGGGTTCGTGTGCGCAGATCGGCAAAAACGTGCACCTCTCCGGGGGCGTTGGCATCGGTGGCGTACTGGAGCCGATCCAGGCCAATCCAACCATCATCGAGGACAACTGCTTCATCGGCGCCCGCTCGGAAGTGGTCGAAGGCTGCATCGTCGAGGAAAACTCAGTGCTCGGCATGGGCGTCTACATTGGCAAGAGCACCAAGATTTACAACCGTGCCACTGGCGAAATCAGCTATGGCCGCGTGCCGGCGGGCTCGGTCGTGGTTTCGGGCAGCTTGCCCTCCGCTGACGGCAAGTACAACCTGTACTGCGCTGTGATCGTCAAGCAGGTGGATGCGCAAACGCGCTCGAAGACGAGCATCAACGATCTGCTGCGCGGCGACTGA
- the map gene encoding type I methionyl aminopeptidase, translated as MSVSIKTPADIEGMRRAGRMTAEILDYIGPFVKPGVTTDELDALCHRFMLDVQKGIAANVNYTPPGHTPFPKSICTSVNHVVCHGIPGDKKLKDGDIINIDVAMIVDGYFGDTSRMYYVGKPSIAGKRLTEATYEAMWRGIRVVKPGATLGDIGHAIQSFVEPMGYSVVREFCGHGIGRKYHEEPQVLHYGKPGTGMRLLPGMMFTIEPMINAGRPGIRTLADGWTAVTADHSLSAQWEHTILVTDTGFEVTTLSAGSPPPPPLA; from the coding sequence ATGTCTGTCTCGATCAAAACTCCGGCCGATATTGAAGGCATGCGGCGCGCCGGACGCATGACGGCTGAAATCCTCGACTACATCGGCCCTTTCGTCAAACCTGGCGTAACGACCGATGAGCTCGATGCTCTTTGCCATCGCTTCATGCTCGATGTGCAAAAGGGCATCGCGGCCAACGTCAACTACACGCCCCCGGGCCATACGCCATTTCCGAAGTCGATCTGCACATCAGTCAATCACGTCGTCTGCCACGGTATTCCAGGCGACAAGAAGCTGAAAGATGGCGACATCATCAACATCGACGTCGCGATGATCGTTGATGGCTATTTCGGTGACACCAGCCGCATGTACTACGTCGGCAAGCCGTCAATCGCCGGCAAGCGCCTGACTGAGGCAACCTACGAGGCCATGTGGCGCGGCATTCGCGTGGTCAAGCCCGGCGCCACGCTGGGCGATATCGGCCACGCCATCCAGAGCTTCGTCGAACCGATGGGGTACTCGGTAGTGCGCGAGTTCTGCGGTCATGGCATTGGCAGGAAATATCACGAAGAACCGCAAGTCCTGCACTACGGCAAACCGGGCACCGGCATGCGCCTGCTGCCGGGCATGATGTTCACCATCGAGCCTATGATCAATGCTGGCCGGCCGGGCATCCGCACGTTGGCCGATGGCTGGACAGCGGTCACCGCCGATCACAGCCTGTCAGCACAATGGGAGCACACCATACTCGTTACGGATACCGGCTTTGAGGTGACAACCTTGTCCGCCGGTAGCCCGCCTCCCCCGCCGCTCGCCTGA
- the dapC gene encoding succinyldiaminopimelate transaminase produces the protein MNPYLAELNDFTFTRLARLLADVSPPAGLKPINLSIGEPKHPTPQFIRDAIGQNTAGLAQYPPTKGPLALRQTIADWIKRRFHLPALDAETQVLPVLGTKEALYSFTQTIIDPTRQRPTVLVPNPFYMVYEGAALLCGAKPFFVNFDAAAGEYAWDAVPQSVWQDVQLLIVCSPDNPTGAITNRERWRWLFEQSDRYGFVILADECYSEIYFDEGNPPVGALQVAAEMGRTDFRRLIAMGSLSKRSNAPGLRSGFVAGDAALMAAFLKLRSFNGSAMAGTVVAASVEAWNDETHVVANRAAYAKKFRELTPLLAKHLPVTMPEAAFYWWLPIPASYHGDDERFTRELFAATAITVIPGSYLSRSGADGVNPGKGYMRIALVSEFDECREAVQRLTEFLSRSAAAPAHTGASEQVTA, from the coding sequence TTGAATCCGTATCTCGCCGAACTCAACGACTTTACCTTCACGCGCCTGGCGCGTCTGCTGGCCGATGTGTCGCCGCCCGCAGGGCTCAAGCCAATCAATCTGTCCATCGGCGAACCGAAGCATCCGACGCCCCAGTTCATCCGCGACGCGATTGGTCAAAACACCGCCGGACTGGCGCAATATCCGCCGACCAAAGGCCCGCTGGCACTGCGCCAGACCATCGCCGACTGGATCAAGCGCCGCTTTCACCTGCCGGCACTCGATGCTGAAACCCAAGTGCTACCGGTACTGGGGACCAAAGAAGCACTCTACTCGTTCACCCAAACCATCATCGACCCGACGCGCCAACGACCGACGGTACTGGTCCCGAATCCGTTCTACATGGTGTACGAAGGCGCCGCCCTGCTCTGCGGTGCAAAGCCCTTTTTCGTCAATTTCGACGCGGCCGCCGGCGAATACGCGTGGGATGCGGTGCCGCAGTCGGTATGGCAGGATGTGCAACTGCTGATCGTCTGCTCGCCTGACAATCCGACCGGCGCTATCACCAATCGCGAACGCTGGCGCTGGCTGTTCGAGCAAAGCGACCGTTACGGCTTCGTCATCCTCGCCGACGAGTGTTACAGCGAAATCTATTTCGACGAAGGCAATCCGCCAGTGGGCGCCTTGCAGGTGGCGGCCGAGATGGGTCGCACCGATTTCCGCCGCCTGATCGCCATGGGCAGCCTGTCAAAACGCTCCAACGCGCCCGGCCTGCGCTCCGGGTTTGTCGCTGGCGACGCGGCGTTGATGGCTGCGTTCCTCAAGTTGCGTTCCTTCAATGGCTCAGCGATGGCCGGCACGGTAGTGGCAGCCAGTGTTGAAGCATGGAACGACGAGACACACGTTGTCGCCAATCGCGCGGCCTACGCGAAGAAATTCCGAGAGCTGACGCCGCTCCTGGCGAAGCACTTGCCAGTGACGATGCCCGAAGCCGCCTTCTATTGGTGGCTGCCGATTCCGGCCAGCTATCACGGTGACGACGAGCGCTTCACCCGCGAGCTGTTTGCTGCAACCGCGATTACCGTCATCCCTGGTTCATACCTGTCACGCTCCGGCGCCGATGGCGTGAACCCTGGCAAGGGCTATATGCGCATCGCGCTGGTGTCCGAATTCGACGAATGTCGCGAAGCCGTGCAGCGGCTCACAGAATTTTTGTCCCGCTCTGCGGCTGCCCCTGCACACACCGGCGCCAGCGAGCAAGTCACCGCCTGA